The following proteins are co-located in the Alphaproteobacteria bacterium genome:
- the mutS gene encoding DNA mismatch repair protein MutS: MAQALRLFPEIETKSADEGATPLMAQYLKIKREYADYLLFFRLGDFYELFFDDAVAASAALDIALTKRGKHQDKDIPMCGVPWHQSETYLSRLINKGFRVAICEQAGEIPSGKPGKTIIERKVVRVITPGTVTEENLLQSKRNNFMLSVAETQGQYALAWIDLSTGEFYLRDCDKSSLANLLSAIEPGEIILPEKIMADADFAALWKNYAAILSVQPNSRFHADGAEARLQRLYNVQTLDGFAAFSRPALAASGALVDYIELTQIGALPILQWPRLQQSNEFLQIDGATARNLELRRRLDGEYTGSFLSCIDRTITGAGARMLDTMLSQPLTDVAAINARLDVVECFKINAELRKNIRAQLRLCPDMQRALSRISLNRGSPRDLAALRDGLLASLQVKILLRSDKNPNLLNDVAADLGDQNGLQQKLAAALAAELPIFTRDGNFIAAGYSTELDYLRQLRDESQRLIAGLQQDYIRKTGVANLKIRHNNILGYYIEVPPKSADKMGADFIHRQTLATAARYTTSALNEMEQKISKAAAQALAMELQIFDELVGLIKNKAGAIQSCAAAMAALDVYTALALLAEEENYIRPTLTDDLSFAIAGGRHPVVEQSLRTKGQGFIANDCQLQKPDGQLWLITGPNMAGKSTYLRQNALIAIMAQMGSFVPASQCTIGVTDKIFSRVGAADDLARGQSTFMVEMVETATILHQATVRSLVILDEIGRGTATFDGLSIAWAVLEYLHDKTLCRGLFATHYHELTELQSRLDHLACYTMRVKEWEGEIVFLHEITKGAAEHSYGIHVAKLAGLPGDVIVRADHILHHLEQQKIGGEMGAIPEKSTIATPIMPDHIMALVDELSSLAVDDLSPRAALDHLDRLKKMAMKK, from the coding sequence ATGGCGCAAGCCTTGCGATTATTTCCTGAAATAGAAACCAAATCGGCGGATGAAGGCGCAACGCCGTTGATGGCGCAATATTTAAAAATCAAACGGGAATATGCCGATTACCTATTATTTTTCCGTCTGGGCGATTTTTACGAATTGTTTTTTGACGATGCCGTGGCCGCATCCGCCGCGCTTGATATTGCCCTGACCAAACGCGGCAAGCATCAGGACAAAGATATTCCGATGTGCGGCGTGCCGTGGCATCAATCCGAAACTTATTTATCGCGCTTGATTAACAAGGGCTTTCGTGTCGCGATTTGCGAACAAGCCGGAGAGATTCCATCCGGCAAGCCCGGCAAAACCATTATTGAACGCAAAGTGGTGCGGGTGATTACGCCAGGAACCGTAACGGAAGAGAATTTATTACAATCGAAGCGCAACAATTTCATGTTGTCGGTTGCCGAAACGCAAGGCCAGTATGCGCTGGCCTGGATCGATTTATCGACCGGCGAATTTTATCTGCGCGATTGCGATAAATCCAGTTTGGCCAATTTATTATCGGCGATCGAACCGGGCGAGATTATATTGCCGGAAAAAATCATGGCGGACGCCGATTTCGCCGCGCTTTGGAAAAATTATGCGGCGATTCTAAGCGTGCAGCCAAATTCGCGTTTTCATGCCGACGGGGCAGAAGCGCGATTGCAGCGTTTATATAATGTGCAGACATTGGATGGGTTCGCCGCTTTCTCGCGCCCAGCATTGGCGGCCAGCGGCGCGTTGGTTGATTATATAGAACTGACGCAAATTGGCGCGCTGCCCATTTTGCAATGGCCGCGTTTGCAACAAAGCAATGAATTTTTGCAAATCGATGGCGCCACCGCGCGGAATTTGGAATTGCGCAGGCGGCTGGACGGCGAATATACCGGCAGTTTTCTGTCTTGTATTGATCGCACCATTACCGGCGCGGGCGCGCGAATGCTCGATACCATGTTGTCGCAGCCTTTAACCGATGTGGCGGCGATCAATGCGCGGCTGGATGTTGTGGAATGTTTTAAAATTAATGCGGAATTGCGGAAAAATATCCGCGCGCAATTGCGGCTTTGCCCGGATATGCAGCGCGCCTTATCCCGCATTTCTTTAAATCGCGGATCGCCGCGCGATTTAGCCGCTTTACGCGACGGCCTGCTGGCGTCACTGCAAGTAAAGATTTTGTTGCGTTCTGATAAAAATCCAAATCTGCTTAACGATGTGGCCGCCGACCTTGGCGATCAAAATGGATTGCAGCAAAAATTGGCGGCGGCGCTGGCGGCGGAATTGCCGATTTTCACGCGTGACGGCAATTTCATCGCGGCCGGATATTCAACCGAACTCGATTATCTGCGCCAATTGCGCGACGAAAGCCAGCGTTTGATCGCGGGATTGCAGCAAGATTATATTCGCAAAACCGGCGTTGCGAATTTGAAGATCCGGCACAATAATATTCTTGGATATTATATCGAAGTGCCGCCGAAATCCGCCGATAAAATGGGCGCCGATTTCATTCACCGGCAAACCCTCGCCACAGCGGCGCGGTACACAACGTCCGCCTTGAATGAAATGGAACAAAAAATATCCAAGGCCGCTGCGCAGGCGCTCGCGATGGAATTGCAAATCTTTGATGAACTGGTCGGCCTGATTAAAAACAAGGCTGGCGCCATTCAATCTTGCGCCGCTGCGATGGCGGCGCTGGATGTGTACACGGCACTCGCGTTACTCGCGGAAGAAGAAAATTATATTCGCCCCACATTGACCGATGATTTATCGTTCGCGATTGCTGGCGGACGTCATCCGGTGGTGGAACAATCGCTGCGTACCAAGGGCCAGGGATTTATCGCCAATGATTGCCAATTGCAAAAACCGGATGGGCAATTATGGCTGATCACCGGCCCCAACATGGCCGGGAAAAGCACTTACCTGCGGCAAAATGCCTTGATCGCGATTATGGCGCAAATGGGCAGTTTCGTGCCGGCATCGCAATGCACCATTGGCGTTACCGATAAAATTTTTTCCCGCGTTGGGGCGGCAGACGATTTGGCGCGCGGCCAATCGACGTTCATGGTGGAAATGGTGGAAACCGCCACCATCTTGCATCAAGCCACCGTGCGCAGCCTGGTAATTTTGGATGAAATCGGTCGCGGCACCGCGACATTCGATGGGTTGTCGATTGCCTGGGCGGTACTCGAATATTTGCATGATAAAACTTTGTGCCGCGGATTATTTGCGACGCATTACCATGAACTGACCGAATTGCAATCGCGCCTCGATCATTTGGCGTGTTACACCATGCGGGTCAAAGAATGGGAAGGCGAAATCGTGTTCCTGCATGAAATCACCAAAGGGGCGGCGGAACATTCTTATGGTATTCATGTCGCCAAACTGGCGGGATTGCCAGGCGATGTGATCGTCCGCGCCGATCATATTTTGCATCATCTGGAACAGCAAAAAATTGGCGGCGAAATGGGCGCGATTCCGGAAAAATCCACTATTGCCACCCCGATCATGCCGGATCATATTATGGCGCTGGTCGATGAATTATCATCGCTCGCCGTCGATGATCTGTCCCCTCGTGCGGCGTTGGATCATTTGGATCGGCTGAAAAAAATGGCCATGAAGAAATGA
- the murJ gene encoding murein biosynthesis integral membrane protein MurJ, whose protein sequence is MALGRSVFTVGGLTFLSRLLGMVRDMVTAAYLGAGPIADAVFVAFRLPNLFRSLFAEGAFSIAFVPKFTDILTRQGRDNAFLFAEQAMALLFGAVMALVVLGEIMMPVIMRVVAPGFSDDTGQFASVIEFARITFPYILLMSMVALQGGVMNSLGKFYAFAASPCIMNVVMIIAMVVITPLSQSAGHAFAFGVLASGIAQWAWMAYAMHSDAVILRPKWPVLSDDMKTMLRAIVPAALGSGALQVNILIGVMIGSFLPIGSISYLYYADRINQFPLGVVGIAIGTVLLPVLSKHISAGDAAEAARQQNRGLEMGLLLSVPATIGLLVIPLPVIDVLFARGAFDYEAARQTAYALAAFALGLPAYVMMKALSPGFFARGDTKTPVKIAFVCVAINTLLNLLLMGLMQHVGIALGTSIASWINAYLLAAALQSKGFWQADAQLKSRSLKILIASLVMGAVVWLLQMELESWLLGHFAQKLLALLTLVAAGVIVYGALVLILGAVSIAELRTLRKPKYSQSD, encoded by the coding sequence ATGGCATTGGGACGTTCGGTTTTCACGGTTGGCGGGTTAACATTTCTATCGCGGCTTTTGGGCATGGTGCGGGATATGGTTACCGCCGCCTATCTGGGCGCGGGGCCGATTGCCGACGCGGTGTTTGTTGCGTTTCGCCTGCCAAATTTATTCCGGTCTCTTTTTGCCGAAGGCGCTTTTTCGATCGCTTTCGTTCCAAAATTTACCGACATTCTGACGCGTCAAGGACGCGACAATGCGTTTTTATTCGCTGAACAAGCCATGGCGTTATTATTCGGCGCGGTGATGGCGCTTGTAGTGCTTGGCGAAATTATGATGCCGGTTATTATGCGCGTCGTCGCGCCAGGATTTTCCGACGATACCGGACAATTTGCCAGCGTGATTGAATTCGCACGCATTACATTTCCATACATATTGTTAATGTCGATGGTGGCGCTGCAAGGCGGCGTGATGAATTCACTTGGAAAATTTTACGCTTTCGCCGCAAGCCCATGCATCATGAACGTCGTGATGATTATTGCCATGGTGGTGATCACACCCCTAAGCCAATCGGCCGGACACGCCTTTGCTTTTGGCGTTCTGGCTTCGGGTATCGCGCAATGGGCGTGGATGGCTTATGCCATGCACAGCGATGCGGTAATTCTGCGACCGAAATGGCCGGTATTATCGGATGATATGAAAACGATGCTGCGCGCGATTGTCCCCGCAGCATTGGGGTCCGGCGCATTGCAGGTCAATATTTTAATTGGCGTTATGATCGGATCGTTCCTGCCGATCGGTTCGATTTCTTATTTATATTATGCCGACCGGATCAATCAATTTCCGCTGGGTGTTGTGGGCATCGCCATTGGCACGGTATTGTTGCCCGTTCTATCCAAACATATCAGCGCCGGCGATGCGGCCGAGGCGGCGCGCCAACAAAATCGAGGTTTGGAAATGGGATTACTGCTAAGCGTGCCGGCAACCATCGGATTGCTGGTGATTCCATTGCCGGTGATCGATGTGTTATTCGCTCGCGGCGCGTTCGATTATGAAGCCGCGCGTCAAACCGCCTATGCGCTCGCCGCATTCGCGTTGGGATTGCCAGCCTATGTAATGATGAAGGCCTTAAGCCCTGGATTTTTTGCGCGCGGCGATACAAAAACGCCGGTGAAAATCGCATTCGTCTGCGTCGCGATTAATACTTTATTGAATTTATTATTGATGGGATTAATGCAGCATGTCGGCATCGCGCTCGGCACATCGATCGCGTCTTGGATCAACGCCTATTTATTGGCAGCGGCCTTGCAATCCAAAGGATTTTGGCAGGCCGATGCACAATTAAAATCGCGTAGCCTGAAAATATTGATCGCGTCCTTGGTAATGGGCGCTGTGGTTTGGTTGTTGCAAATGGAATTGGAATCTTGGCTGCTCGGCCATTTCGCGCAAAAATTATTGGCGTTATTAACGCTCGTCGCTGCCGGCGTTATTGTTTACGGCGCTTTAGTTTTGATTTTAGGCGCGGTGTCGATCGCGGAGTTGCGGACGCTGAGGAAACCGAAATATTCTCAGTCTGATTAA
- the trpS gene encoding tryptophan--tRNA ligase produces MNKRILSGVQPTGNLHLGNYLGAIRNWVRMQDDAQCYFCIVDLHAITVPQDPVALRRATMEVAAAYIACGINAEKSAIFPQSHVPGHPALSWVLSCHTPLGWLNRMTQFKEKSGKHKDQAVLGLYAYPVLMTADILLYKPTHVPVGEDQKQHLELARDIAGAFNRHYNQEVFPLPEPYIQGIAARVMSLRDGTKKMSKSDESDYSRINMTDDADTIAQKIKKAKTDPNPLPSSKEELASRPEADNLLGIYAALSDQTLEATIAQFAGQQFSGFKNALTDLAVAKISPITAEMRKLMADETYLRGILKKGGDKANALADQTLTQVYDIIGFYPR; encoded by the coding sequence ATGAATAAACGAATTCTCTCCGGCGTACAGCCAACCGGCAATTTGCATTTGGGCAATTATTTGGGCGCGATCCGCAATTGGGTGCGGATGCAGGACGACGCGCAATGTTATTTTTGCATTGTCGATTTGCACGCCATTACCGTGCCGCAAGATCCGGTGGCGTTGCGCCGCGCGACCATGGAAGTCGCCGCCGCCTATATCGCTTGCGGGATCAACGCCGAAAAATCGGCGATCTTTCCGCAAAGCCATGTACCGGGGCACCCGGCGCTGTCTTGGGTGTTATCGTGCCATACGCCGCTGGGCTGGCTCAACCGTATGACGCAATTCAAGGAAAAATCCGGCAAGCACAAGGATCAGGCGGTCTTGGGCCTTTACGCCTATCCGGTATTAATGACGGCCGATATTTTATTGTATAAACCCACCCATGTGCCGGTGGGCGAAGATCAAAAACAACATCTGGAATTGGCGCGCGATATCGCTGGCGCTTTCAACCGGCATTATAACCAAGAAGTCTTTCCATTGCCGGAGCCTTATATTCAGGGGATCGCCGCGCGGGTGATGAGCTTGCGGGATGGCACCAAAAAAATGTCGAAATCGGACGAATCGGATTATTCCCGTATCAATATGACCGACGATGCCGATACCATTGCCCAAAAAATCAAAAAAGCCAAAACCGATCCGAATCCTTTGCCATCGTCGAAAGAAGAATTGGCCAGCCGGCCAGAGGCGGATAATTTGCTAGGCATTTATGCGGCCCTGTCCGATCAAACATTGGAAGCTACCATTGCTCAATTTGCCGGCCAGCAATTTTCCGGCTTTAAAAACGCCCTAACCGATTTGGCGGTTGCCAAGATATCGCCCATTACTGCGGAGATGCGGAAATTAATGGCGGATGAAACTTATTTGCGCGGCATTTTGAAAAAGGGCGGCGATAAAGCCAACGCCCTCGCGGATCAAACTTTAACCCAAGTATATGATATTATTGGGTTTTACCCCCGGTAA
- a CDS encoding NifU family protein, producing MFIQTESTPNPASLKFLPDAVVLENGTADYPNADAASASPMAQRLFQINGVKGVFLGHDFITVTKDASYEWQTLKPQVLAAIMEHLSSNQPIVNAGAAPQLNADQVDEISAQIIELLETRVRPAVAMDGGDIAFDRFEDGIVFLHLRGSCAGCPSSTATLKMGIENMLKHYVPEVIEVRATN from the coding sequence ATGTTTATACAAACCGAATCGACACCGAACCCAGCCTCCTTAAAGTTTTTGCCGGATGCGGTGGTATTGGAAAACGGCACCGCCGATTACCCGAACGCGGATGCTGCCTCGGCTTCGCCCATGGCCCAGCGCCTGTTCCAGATCAATGGGGTTAAAGGCGTATTCTTGGGCCATGATTTTATTACCGTGACCAAAGACGCCTCGTATGAATGGCAGACTTTGAAACCGCAAGTTCTGGCCGCAATCATGGAACATTTATCTAGCAATCAGCCAATCGTGAATGCCGGCGCCGCGCCGCAATTGAACGCCGACCAAGTGGATGAAATTTCCGCGCAAATTATCGAATTATTGGAAACCCGGGTCCGGCCGGCCGTGGCCATGGATGGCGGCGATATCGCTTTCGACCGGTTCGAAGACGGGATTGTATTTTTGCATTTACGCGGATCGTGCGCCGGATGCCCAAGCTCGACCGCGACATTAAAAATGGGCATCGAAAATATGTTAAAACACTATGTGCCGGAAGTAATCGAAGTCCGGGCGACAAATTAA
- a CDS encoding HAD family phosphatase, protein MHANFLDFDLIIFDCDGTLVDSTPVFYPALAEYLHDLGFPGYSGEQAEREFFALAVVDIYKILQSRKPLNLSVSDFIEDVGARYRRAMSGKVIAAPGIENLLSCIQDNGVTMRVASNGEIANIHAVLQCVGLKRYFADSALFSAEQVVNPKPAPDLYQLASAGFEDKKILAVEDSVMGIRSAKAAGLKVWGYTGFASNAVKAAQDLSAAGADYIIADFNLYNIAA, encoded by the coding sequence TTGCACGCAAATTTTCTTGATTTTGATTTAATTATTTTTGACTGCGATGGAACGCTGGTAGATTCGACGCCAGTGTTTTATCCCGCGCTGGCGGAATACTTGCATGATCTGGGGTTTCCCGGATATAGCGGCGAGCAAGCCGAACGCGAATTTTTTGCCCTGGCGGTCGTTGATATTTACAAAATTTTGCAATCCAGGAAACCGCTGAATCTTTCCGTGAGCGATTTTATTGAAGACGTAGGGGCGCGTTACCGGCGGGCGATGTCCGGCAAGGTGATTGCGGCGCCAGGGATAGAAAATTTGCTGTCCTGTATACAGGATAATGGCGTTACCATGCGTGTGGCTTCGAATGGGGAGATTGCCAATATCCATGCGGTTCTGCAGTGTGTGGGGTTAAAACGATATTTTGCGGACTCGGCATTGTTCTCAGCCGAGCAGGTCGTCAATCCAAAACCCGCCCCGGATTTATATCAATTGGCGTCGGCAGGATTCGAAGACAAGAAAATTCTAGCCGTCGAAGATAGCGTCATGGGCATTCGGTCGGCCAAAGCGGCGGGATTAAAGGTTTGGGGATATACCGGTTTTGCATCCAATGCTGTGAAGGCCGCGCAAGACTTATCTGCCGCTGGGGCGGATTACATTATAGCCGATTTTAATCTTTATAATATCGCGGCCTAA
- a CDS encoding chitin deacetylase gives MYHRFGEDNYPSTNISLDQFEDHIKILKQGPYTIWPVEKIVEYIKSGKELPDYTVGITVDDAAASVYEQAWPRFKKAGIPFTLFVTTDDIDRNSKSYMNWDQLRELQKNGLVTIGNHTKSHAHMYAQSDLQNAQEIIGSQKRFADELGMEPKLFAYPYGEFSNAATAVVKRINFIAAFGQHSGVTSRQEDIYQLPRFSLNEHYGDAARFEQAARAMPLQAGIKGPQDSVLDQNPPGFSITLAKGMDPSAMSCYASDQDQIKMQIKEQTVELHLLKPWTKGRARLNCTMQDKETRRWFWIGRQYIVP, from the coding sequence ATGTACCACCGGTTTGGCGAAGATAATTACCCATCGACCAATATTTCGTTGGACCAATTCGAAGACCATATCAAAATTCTGAAACAAGGCCCTTATACCATCTGGCCGGTGGAGAAAATCGTAGAGTATATAAAATCCGGCAAAGAATTGCCGGATTATACGGTGGGCATTACCGTCGACGATGCCGCCGCATCGGTATACGAACAAGCTTGGCCACGATTCAAAAAAGCCGGCATTCCCTTCACTCTGTTCGTTACCACCGACGATATCGATCGCAACAGCAAGTCATATATGAACTGGGATCAGTTGCGCGAATTGCAGAAAAACGGCCTTGTGACCATCGGCAACCATACCAAATCGCATGCCCATATGTACGCGCAAAGCGACTTGCAAAATGCACAGGAAATTATCGGATCTCAAAAAAGATTCGCCGATGAATTGGGTATGGAACCCAAGCTATTTGCCTATCCTTATGGCGAGTTCAGCAATGCCGCCACCGCTGTTGTTAAAAGAATTAATTTCATCGCGGCATTTGGCCAGCATTCCGGCGTAACATCGCGCCAGGAAGACATATATCAATTGCCGCGTTTTTCATTGAACGAACATTATGGCGATGCGGCGCGATTTGAACAGGCGGCGCGTGCGATGCCCCTGCAAGCCGGAATTAAGGGTCCACAAGACAGCGTTTTGGATCAAAATCCGCCTGGTTTTTCCATTACTTTGGCAAAAGGAATGGACCCATCGGCAATGAGTTGCTATGCCTCCGACCAAGATCAAATTAAAATGCAAATTAAAGAACAAACGGTGGAATTGCATTTGTTGAAACCCTGGACCAAAGGCCGTGCGCGCTTGAACTGTACCATGCAGGATAAAGAAACCAGGCGCTGGTTTTGGATTGGAAGACAATATATCGTGCCTTAG
- a CDS encoding malonic semialdehyde reductase, protein MSAAIDNKSLDILFREARTYNGWQKKPVDSKLLQDIYDLYKWGPTSANCEPLRIVFVQSAEAKEKLKSCLQAGNVDKTMAAPVTAILANDMEFYEKLPKLFPHADARAWFVGNQKLISDTAFRNGSLQAAYFMLAARAFGLDCGAMSGFDQAKCDEMFFAGTSYKSNFLCNLGYGDKASLFPRSPRLDFSEACKIV, encoded by the coding sequence ATGTCCGCCGCCATTGATAATAAGTCACTAGATATTTTGTTTCGTGAAGCCAGAACCTATAATGGTTGGCAGAAAAAACCGGTTGATTCAAAGTTGTTGCAAGATATTTATGATCTGTACAAATGGGGTCCGACTTCCGCCAATTGCGAACCGTTGCGCATTGTATTTGTTCAATCGGCCGAAGCAAAAGAAAAACTGAAATCCTGTTTGCAGGCAGGCAACGTCGATAAAACAATGGCGGCGCCAGTAACCGCCATTCTGGCAAACGATATGGAATTTTATGAAAAATTGCCAAAATTGTTTCCGCACGCCGACGCAAGGGCCTGGTTCGTTGGCAATCAGAAATTGATTTCGGATACCGCCTTCCGTAACGGCAGCCTTCAGGCCGCTTATTTTATGCTGGCGGCTAGGGCATTTGGGTTGGATTGCGGGGCAATGTCCGGATTCGATCAGGCGAAATGCGACGAAATGTTTTTTGCCGGCACCAGTTATAAATCGAATTTTCTGTGCAATTTGGGTTATGGCGATAAGGCATCGTTATTCCCGCGCAGTCCCCGCCTCGATTTCTCCGAAGCCTGCAAGATCGTTTAA